A DNA window from Terriglobia bacterium contains the following coding sequences:
- a CDS encoding class I mannose-6-phosphate isomerase, which translates to MSELYPLLLKPEFRERIWGTRDLSPLFGQAPGVSPIGEVWLTGDECRVANGALTGASLGELCRRYGRDLVGETARETERFPLLVKFIFPRDKLSVQVHPDDEDARRVGLPCGKTECWYVLQAAPGAKVGLGLIPGTTREQFARAIEEVRAEQLLNWIEVHSGEMIYVDAGTVHAIGPGVILLETQQNSDTTYRLYDYGRPRELHVQQGLAALKETTRAGKVEPQGDEDCPLLVDSPYFMVDRYRLRNDVKSASGCQLAGSNNEKWSWRTVEILVGLDGCGVVEAQGCQPVTFGRGDVVVIPAATDYYEIRAHWELEMLAMVLPPKDSQIQPRIYTNVSADQSGLV; encoded by the coding sequence ATGTCCGAGCTTTATCCATTACTGTTGAAGCCGGAATTTCGCGAGCGCATCTGGGGCACGCGCGATTTATCGCCGCTGTTCGGCCAAGCGCCGGGCGTGTCGCCGATCGGAGAAGTCTGGCTCACTGGCGACGAATGCCGGGTGGCGAACGGCGCGCTGACGGGAGCGTCGCTCGGCGAATTGTGCCGGCGCTACGGGCGCGACCTGGTGGGCGAAACGGCGCGCGAGACCGAGCGCTTTCCGCTGCTGGTAAAATTCATCTTCCCGCGCGACAAGTTGTCGGTGCAGGTGCATCCCGACGACGAGGATGCGCGGCGCGTGGGATTGCCGTGCGGCAAAACCGAGTGCTGGTATGTGCTGCAGGCGGCGCCGGGCGCGAAGGTCGGCCTGGGGTTGATACCGGGCACTACGCGCGAGCAGTTTGCGCGCGCCATCGAAGAAGTGCGGGCCGAGCAGTTGCTGAATTGGATTGAAGTACACAGCGGCGAAATGATTTACGTCGACGCAGGCACTGTCCACGCCATCGGGCCGGGCGTGATCTTGTTGGAGACACAGCAAAACTCGGACACCACGTACCGCCTGTATGATTACGGGCGCCCGCGCGAGCTGCACGTCCAGCAAGGGCTGGCGGCGCTGAAGGAAACCACGAGGGCGGGCAAGGTTGAACCGCAGGGAGATGAAGACTGTCCCCTCCTAGTCGATTCGCCTTATTTCATGGTTGACAGGTACCGGTTGCGCAATGACGTGAAAAGTGCCAGCGGTTGCCAACTTGCAGGTTCAAACAACGAAAAATGGTCGTGGCGCACCGTCGAGATACTCGTAGGACTCGACGGCTGCGGCGTAGTCGAAGCGCAGGGTTGTCAGCCGGTAACGTTCGGGCGCGGAGATGTCGTCGTCATTCCGGCTGCCACCGACTATTATGAGATTCGCGCCCACTGGGAGCTGGAGATGTTGGCCATGGTACTCCCGCCCAAGGACAGTCAAATTCAGCCTCGAATTTACACCAACGTCTCAGCCGATCAGAGTGGACTCGTGTAA
- a CDS encoding NTP transferase domain-containing protein — MAAKTNFCPVIVAGGRGTRFWPLSRKRRSKQMLALNSQRTMIQETLDRLRPLAPESSFWIITNEDLRAGIARQLAELNKAQILAEPVGRNTAPAIGLAAFVLLRRDPDAVIGMFPSDHVITNESRFHKNINSAVRLAREDGHIVVLGIPPTHPETGYGYIEVGEKLPGEIRRVRRFTEKPNLDRAEEFVAAGNYFWNSGMFVWSARTLANALREHLSETAPYLEKIAAAYGTRRFDSTFRALYPKCENISVDYAVLEPRSAKGEHASNLYCVPASFGWNDLGSWAALYEHHIADGKRGDNVIRAQKNFTLNASGNYIHAPNKFVAAVGVKSLVIVETGDALLVTTREHAQDVGKVVQYLDEKKLSKLV, encoded by the coding sequence ATGGCTGCGAAAACAAATTTTTGTCCCGTAATTGTTGCCGGCGGCCGCGGCACCAGGTTCTGGCCGCTCAGCCGCAAGCGCCGCTCCAAGCAGATGCTCGCCCTCAACAGCCAGCGCACCATGATCCAGGAGACGTTGGACCGGCTCCGGCCGCTGGCGCCGGAGTCGTCCTTCTGGATCATTACCAACGAGGACTTGCGCGCAGGCATTGCCCGCCAACTGGCCGAGCTCAATAAGGCACAGATCCTCGCCGAGCCCGTCGGCCGCAACACGGCGCCCGCCATCGGGTTGGCGGCGTTTGTTCTGCTGCGGCGCGACCCGGACGCGGTGATCGGCATGTTCCCTTCCGACCACGTGATCACCAACGAGTCCAGGTTTCACAAGAACATTAATAGCGCGGTCCGCCTGGCGCGCGAAGACGGGCACATCGTCGTGCTGGGCATCCCGCCCACCCATCCGGAGACCGGATACGGCTACATCGAGGTCGGCGAGAAGCTTCCGGGAGAAATCCGGCGCGTGCGCCGCTTCACCGAAAAGCCCAACCTGGATCGCGCCGAGGAGTTTGTCGCCGCGGGAAATTATTTCTGGAACAGCGGCATGTTCGTGTGGAGCGCGCGCACGCTGGCCAACGCGCTGCGCGAGCACTTGTCGGAGACCGCGCCCTACCTGGAGAAAATCGCCGCCGCGTACGGGACCAGGAGATTCGACAGCACCTTCCGTGCGCTGTATCCGAAATGCGAGAACATCAGCGTGGATTATGCGGTGCTGGAACCACGGTCGGCCAAGGGCGAGCACGCGTCGAACCTGTACTGCGTTCCGGCGAGCTTCGGGTGGAATGACCTGGGCTCGTGGGCGGCGCTCTACGAACATCATATCGCCGATGGCAAGCGCGGCGACAACGTGATCAGAGCGCAGAAGAATTTCACCCTCAATGCCAGCGGCAACTACATCCACGCGCCGAACAAGTTCGTTGCCGCCGTGGGCGTGAAAAGCCTGGTGATCGTCGAGACCGGGGACGCGCTGCTGGTGACCACGCGCGAACACGCGCAGGACGTGGGCAAGGTGGTGCAGTACCTGGACGAGAAGAAGCTGTCGAAGCTGGTTTGA
- the coaD gene encoding pantetheine-phosphate adenylyltransferase codes for MKHVIAIYPGTFDPPTNGHLDLIQRGSKIFDELIVALLHNPEKEPALFSLAERRAMLESLTKQFDNVRVDTFGGLLVDYAMRVGARALLRGIRAISDYEYELQMALMNRKLDPRLETVFMMPAETYSYVSSRLVKEIVQLGGSVHGLIPDLVETRLHEKVNGGNPGLRSSVVSHQESKTPKRPRRGRRK; via the coding sequence TTGAAGCACGTCATCGCCATTTACCCGGGCACGTTTGATCCTCCGACCAACGGGCATCTCGACCTCATCCAACGCGGCAGCAAGATTTTTGACGAGCTCATCGTCGCCCTCCTGCACAACCCGGAGAAAGAGCCGGCGCTGTTTTCGCTGGCCGAGCGTCGCGCCATGCTGGAGTCGTTGACCAAGCAATTTGATAACGTGCGCGTGGACACCTTCGGCGGATTGCTGGTGGACTACGCCATGCGCGTGGGTGCGCGGGCCCTGCTGCGCGGCATTCGCGCCATCAGCGACTACGAGTACGAGCTGCAGATGGCGCTGATGAACCGCAAGCTTGACCCCAGACTGGAAACCGTGTTCATGATGCCGGCGGAAACCTATTCCTACGTCAGCTCGCGGCTGGTGAAGGAGATCGTGCAGTTGGGCGGCTCGGTGCACGGGCTTATCCCCGATTTGGTGGAAACGAGACTGCACGAGAAAGTCAACGGCGGCAACCCTGGTCTTCGGTCTTCCGTCGTCAGTCATCAGGAAAGCAAAACCCCAAAACGCCCAAGGCGAGGAAGGAGGAAGTAA
- a CDS encoding YdcF family protein, with protein sequence MRFLFKAGLAICVIALLLLGLRYAGPALVINAPQRSDLIIVLAGDTDDLRYWKGIELLRAGYAPGMLLDARSNAIAYGRTPAQMATEFVSRTAEGLAVKVCPTTGDSTRLELQSAITCFQPGSARTLMIVTSDFHTRRALSVARKCYPRYTWTAAAADNGLLSVPHWWTERTIVKNVFLEWQKLLWWEIVERHQ encoded by the coding sequence ATGCGCTTTCTTTTCAAGGCCGGGCTGGCGATCTGCGTCATCGCACTGCTGCTGCTGGGCTTACGCTACGCGGGCCCGGCGCTGGTGATCAACGCTCCGCAGCGCTCCGACCTCATCATCGTCCTCGCCGGCGACACCGACGACCTCCGCTACTGGAAAGGCATCGAGCTGTTGCGCGCCGGCTACGCGCCCGGCATGCTGCTCGATGCGCGCAGCAACGCTATTGCTTATGGCCGCACTCCGGCGCAGATGGCCACGGAATTCGTGAGCCGCACCGCCGAAGGTCTCGCGGTCAAGGTTTGCCCCACCACCGGCGACTCGACGCGCCTGGAATTGCAGTCGGCAATCACCTGCTTTCAGCCGGGCTCCGCGCGCACGCTGATGATCGTGACCTCCGACTTCCACACCCGCCGCGCGCTTTCTGTCGCCCGCAAGTGCTATCCGCGCTACACCTGGACCGCCGCTGCTGCCGACAACGGGCTGCTGTCGGTGCCGCACTGGTGGACGGAGCGCACGATCGTGAAGAATGTTTTTCTGGAATGGCAGAAATTGCTGTGGTGGGAAATCGTTGAGCGGCACCAGTGA
- the kdsB gene encoding 3-deoxy-manno-octulosonate cytidylyltransferase, giving the protein MRVLAVIPARLASTRLARKPLREIAGRPMLAYVYEAARRSPLLGADDVLIATDSDEIVSLGRERGWNVRLTSAQHRSGTERICEVGRAIPADVYLNIQGDEPLTRPEHVAALLEVMRDASVQVGTLKTPATPEDVNNPNAVKVTTDLAGRALYFSRAAIPYDRDGTGEGRYFKHLGFYAYRPEALAKFCGWPESPLERSERLEQLRFLENGVDIHVGETPFDTIGVDTEDDLRRAERILLAR; this is encoded by the coding sequence ATGCGCGTACTGGCGGTGATTCCAGCACGGCTGGCCTCCACGCGGTTGGCGCGCAAGCCGCTGCGGGAAATCGCCGGTCGCCCCATGCTCGCTTACGTCTACGAAGCGGCGCGACGCTCGCCACTGCTGGGTGCAGACGACGTGCTGATAGCAACCGACTCGGACGAGATCGTGTCGCTGGGCCGCGAGCGCGGATGGAACGTCCGGCTGACTTCGGCGCAACACCGGAGCGGCACCGAGCGCATTTGCGAGGTCGGGCGCGCCATACCCGCCGACGTTTATCTGAACATACAGGGCGATGAGCCACTGACGCGCCCGGAGCACGTCGCCGCGCTGCTGGAGGTGATGCGCGATGCGAGTGTACAGGTGGGCACGCTGAAGACTCCCGCCACTCCCGAAGATGTCAACAACCCGAACGCGGTGAAAGTCACTACCGACCTCGCGGGGCGCGCCCTGTATTTCTCGCGGGCGGCCATTCCCTACGACCGTGATGGTACCGGGGAGGGGCGGTACTTCAAGCACCTGGGCTTTTACGCCTACCGGCCCGAGGCGCTGGCGAAATTTTGCGGCTGGCCGGAATCGCCGCTGGAGCGCAGCGAGCGGCTGGAGCAGCTTCGCTTCCTGGAAAATGGCGTCGACATCCACGTCGGCGAAACCCCGTTCGACACGATCGGAGTGGACACGGAGGACGATCTGCGCCGCGCCGAGAGAATACTGCTGGCGCGCTAA
- a CDS encoding FAD-dependent thymidylate synthase, with amino-acid sequence MSEENNLPPPPSRAGASPAIEVYAVYGAEPEVQAYAMAKYSRSALSMKESLREINEQKAEKFLNTFYFQYGHRSIADLAHIAIAVEKLSILAAVALVDEQRWDGQERSTRYQDFKRGGCFAPDFTGLEMCELRYRDTIAMLMTEYEALSESMWRYLASKTPRPADMKQEAYERTLRARAFDISRYLLPLATNTSVGQIVNARTLETQIARLLSHTHPEVRHLGELLKQAAKEPAYNVNEVRYRELIEDAKAYDEIWAKQLREDILKPVRVAPTLVKYAEANPYETETRKELRQAAVELMAAADIAQAPAVDLLDDEPLETELATTLLYEHCHFPYRQIRERVEALEEKRRQEIIDLGVKHRGEHDEMLRAFHAGQKFRFDILMDIGGFRDMHRHRRCTQIGQEFTAVHGFDMPDDVRAAGVEERYTEAMQRAAATVEHVRGELQRAGRDDAGASSQYLIPLGYRKRTLFKMDFAEAVYIAELRTGPGGHFSYRRVAYQMYESVARRHPALGALIRVHDVSQPVDLLQR; translated from the coding sequence ATGTCCGAAGAAAATAATTTGCCACCGCCGCCGAGCCGGGCTGGAGCAAGTCCGGCGATCGAGGTTTATGCCGTGTACGGCGCCGAGCCCGAGGTCCAGGCCTATGCCATGGCGAAGTATTCGCGCTCGGCGCTCTCGATGAAGGAGTCGCTGCGCGAGATCAACGAACAGAAAGCGGAAAAATTCCTCAACACTTTCTATTTTCAGTACGGCCACCGCTCGATTGCCGACCTGGCGCACATCGCGATCGCGGTGGAGAAGCTGTCGATCCTGGCGGCGGTGGCGCTGGTGGATGAGCAGCGCTGGGATGGGCAGGAGCGCTCCACCCGTTACCAGGACTTCAAGCGCGGCGGATGCTTCGCCCCCGATTTCACCGGCCTGGAAATGTGTGAACTGCGCTATCGCGACACCATCGCCATGCTGATGACGGAATACGAGGCTTTGTCGGAGAGCATGTGGCGATACCTTGCGTCAAAGACACCCAGGCCCGCAGACATGAAGCAGGAAGCGTACGAGCGGACCCTGCGCGCGCGCGCCTTCGACATTTCGCGCTACCTGCTGCCGCTGGCAACCAACACGTCGGTGGGACAGATCGTGAATGCGCGCACGCTGGAAACACAGATCGCGCGCCTGTTGTCGCACACGCACCCGGAAGTTCGGCATTTGGGCGAGTTACTGAAGCAGGCGGCGAAGGAGCCGGCGTACAACGTCAACGAAGTGCGCTATCGCGAGTTGATCGAGGACGCCAAGGCGTACGACGAGATATGGGCCAAGCAGCTTCGGGAGGACATTCTCAAGCCGGTGCGTGTCGCGCCGACACTGGTGAAGTACGCGGAAGCGAATCCGTACGAGACAGAAACGCGGAAGGAACTACGCCAGGCGGCCGTGGAGTTAATGGCAGCCGCGGACATCGCGCAGGCACCGGCAGTGGACCTACTGGACGACGAGCCGCTGGAAACCGAGCTCGCGACCACGCTGCTGTATGAGCACTGCCATTTTCCGTACCGGCAGATTCGCGAGCGGGTGGAGGCGCTGGAGGAGAAGCGTCGGCAGGAAATCATTGACCTTGGCGTGAAGCATCGCGGGGAACACGATGAGATGCTGCGGGCGTTTCATGCGGGGCAGAAATTCCGCTTCGACATCCTGATGGACATCGGCGGCTTCCGCGACATGCACCGGCACCGTCGCTGCACGCAAATCGGACAGGAGTTCACCGCCGTGCACGGCTTCGACATGCCGGACGATGTGCGCGCCGCGGGAGTGGAGGAGCGCTACACGGAGGCCATGCAGCGGGCGGCGGCAACGGTGGAGCACGTCCGCGGTGAGTTGCAGCGCGCCGGCCGCGACGATGCCGGAGCCAGTTCGCAATACCTGATTCCGCTCGGCTACCGCAAGCGCACGCTGTTCAAGATGGATTTTGCCGAGGCAGTGTACATCGCCGAGCTGCGCACCGGCCCGGGCGGGCATTTTTCCTATCGCCGCGTGGCCTACCAGATGTATGAGTCGGTAGCTCGCAGGCACCCGGCGCTGGGCGCTCTGATCCGCGTGCACGACGTGAGCCAGCCAGTGGATTTGCTGCAAAGGTAG
- the recA gene encoding recombinase RecA, with amino-acid sequence MADEKARALDLAMSQIEKQFGKGSIMRLGTKEAIVPIAVISTGSISFDAALGVGGVPRGRVVEIFGPESSGKTTIALQVIAEAQKTGGMAAFVDAEHALDPQYAKKLGVDVDNLLVSQPDYGEQALEITEALVRSGAIDVLVVDSVAALVPKAELDGEMGDSHMGLQARLMSQALRKLTGTVSKSRTCLIFINQIREKIGVMFGNPETTTGGRALKFYSSMRIDIRRIAAIKEGDAVVGSRTKVKIVKNKVAAPFREAEFDIMYGEGISKEGDLLDLAANHNIVEKSGAWFSYKGERIGQGRENAKQFLKENKDITAKIEAEVRKTLNIGGAGEKASASVPTDGRNAPVPPVVAARATGGAIKK; translated from the coding sequence ATGGCGGATGAAAAAGCACGGGCGTTAGATCTGGCGATGTCGCAAATCGAGAAGCAGTTCGGCAAAGGCTCGATCATGCGGCTGGGCACCAAGGAGGCGATTGTCCCCATCGCGGTGATATCCACGGGCTCGATTTCCTTCGACGCGGCGCTGGGCGTGGGCGGCGTGCCGCGCGGGCGCGTGGTGGAGATCTTTGGGCCGGAGTCGTCGGGCAAGACGACGATCGCGCTGCAGGTGATCGCAGAGGCGCAGAAAACCGGCGGCATGGCCGCGTTCGTGGACGCCGAGCACGCGCTCGATCCGCAGTATGCCAAGAAGCTTGGCGTGGACGTGGATAACCTGCTGGTCTCGCAGCCGGATTACGGCGAGCAGGCGCTGGAGATCACCGAGGCTCTGGTGCGCTCGGGCGCGATTGACGTGCTGGTGGTGGACTCGGTGGCGGCGCTGGTTCCCAAGGCCGAACTCGACGGCGAGATGGGCGATAGCCACATGGGGCTACAGGCGCGGCTGATGTCGCAGGCACTGCGCAAGCTGACCGGGACAGTGTCGAAGTCGCGTACTTGCCTGATCTTCATCAACCAGATTCGCGAGAAAATCGGCGTCATGTTCGGCAATCCGGAAACCACCACCGGCGGGCGCGCGCTCAAGTTCTATTCGTCGATGCGCATTGATATCCGGCGCATCGCGGCCATCAAGGAAGGCGATGCGGTGGTGGGCTCGCGCACCAAAGTGAAGATCGTGAAGAACAAGGTGGCGGCACCGTTCCGCGAGGCCGAGTTCGACATCATGTACGGCGAGGGCATTTCCAAGGAAGGCGACCTGCTCGACCTGGCCGCGAATCACAACATCGTGGAGAAGTCGGGCGCGTGGTTCAGCTACAAGGGCGAGCGCATCGGACAGGGCCGCGAGAACGCCAAGCAGTTCCTCAAGGAGAACAAGGACATCACCGCCAAGATCGAGGCCGAGGTGCGCAAGACGCTGAACATCGGCGGTGCGGGGGAGAAGGCGTCCGCCAGCGTCCCGACCGACGGACGCAACGCGCCGGTCCCGCCGGTGGTGGCCGCAAGGGCCACGGGCGGCGCGATCAAGAAGTAG
- a CDS encoding phosphoglucomutase/phosphomannomutase family protein, with the protein MSEIKFGTDGWRGVIADDYTYENVRRAAGATASYILKKEDPRKGVVVGYDTRFGSRSFAQAAAEVLAGAGIPVRFSNDYVPTPAISYMAKALDASGGVMITSSHNPWNWNGFKFKEKFGGSARPAIIREIESELDAGAMPKGTRAPIEEVDFKKPYVAAITRFADLDLIGRAGFKIAIDYMYGAGRYVLGNILRQHGAEVVEIRSEINPLFPGINPEPIEPHVRMLQDTVVRQRCHAGFANDGDADRIGAVTEDGTFVDAHKCYAILLWWLLEFKGWPGAVTRAFNTTRMLDRIARKHGRELIEHGIGFKYVCDVVLSGKEVLIGGEESGGIGIPRHLPERDGVLNALLLANAMAESRMTLGQIVAHLQQEFGPHYYGRRDLRIDEEIKHSAIRRADSGAVRRLGPYQILRKENLDGVKFFLDAPTNGNGAEAWVLMRASGTEPLMRIYCEAASPELVTEILDASVAFVEEAAVAGARL; encoded by the coding sequence ATGTCTGAAATCAAGTTCGGCACCGATGGCTGGCGCGGCGTGATCGCCGACGATTACACATATGAGAACGTGCGCCGCGCCGCCGGCGCCACCGCCTCCTACATCCTCAAGAAGGAAGATCCGCGCAAGGGCGTGGTGGTCGGCTACGACACGCGCTTCGGCTCGCGCAGCTTTGCGCAGGCGGCGGCGGAAGTGCTCGCCGGCGCCGGCATTCCAGTCCGCTTTTCCAACGACTACGTCCCCACGCCGGCAATCTCCTACATGGCCAAGGCGCTGGACGCCTCCGGCGGCGTCATGATCACCTCCAGCCACAATCCCTGGAACTGGAACGGCTTCAAGTTCAAGGAAAAATTCGGCGGCTCGGCGCGCCCGGCGATCATCCGCGAGATCGAGTCGGAACTAGACGCCGGCGCCATGCCGAAAGGCACGCGCGCCCCGATCGAGGAAGTGGACTTCAAGAAGCCGTACGTGGCGGCGATCACCAGGTTTGCCGATCTCGACCTGATCGGCCGCGCCGGATTCAAAATCGCAATTGATTACATGTACGGCGCCGGCCGCTACGTCCTCGGCAATATCCTGCGCCAGCACGGCGCCGAGGTGGTGGAGATCCGCAGCGAGATCAACCCGCTGTTCCCCGGCATCAATCCCGAGCCCATTGAGCCCCACGTGCGCATGCTGCAGGACACCGTCGTGCGCCAGCGCTGCCACGCCGGCTTCGCCAACGATGGCGATGCCGACCGCATCGGCGCGGTCACCGAGGATGGCACCTTCGTGGACGCGCACAAGTGCTACGCCATCCTGCTGTGGTGGCTGCTGGAATTCAAAGGGTGGCCGGGCGCGGTGACGCGCGCCTTTAACACCACGCGCATGCTCGACCGCATCGCGCGCAAGCACGGGCGCGAACTGATTGAACACGGCATCGGCTTCAAGTACGTCTGCGACGTGGTGCTCTCGGGCAAGGAAGTGCTCATCGGCGGCGAGGAATCCGGCGGCATCGGCATTCCGCGCCATCTGCCGGAGCGCGACGGCGTGCTCAACGCGCTGTTGCTCGCCAACGCCATGGCAGAATCGCGCATGACGCTCGGCCAGATCGTCGCCCACCTGCAGCAGGAATTCGGTCCACATTACTACGGCCGCCGTGACCTGCGCATTGACGAAGAGATCAAGCACTCAGCGATCCGCCGCGCCGATTCCGGCGCAGTGCGCCGGCTCGGACCGTACCAAATCTTGCGCAAAGAGAATTTGGACGGAGTAAAGTTTTTCCTCGACGCGCCCACCAACGGCAACGGCGCCGAAGCCTGGGTGCTGATGCGCGCCTCCGGCACCGAGCCGCTCATGCGCATCTACTGTGAGGCTGCGTCGCCGGAGCTGGTCACCGAGATCCTGGATGCTTCGGTCGCCTTCGTCGAGGAAGCAGCGGTCGCAGGGGCCAGGCTCTAG
- a CDS encoding M48 family metallopeptidase, translating into MTMAATTSEQLPDTPEARQYNRIRRHLSILDFLLGLAFLLALLFAVTPRGARWSEVLRDWAWLGARQHYTLAVLLYVAMLLLIGKLLGLGLDFYSFRLEHRYNLSNQKLRSWIWDQVKGWLVGLVLGGIVAELIYWTIRQAPQHWWLIAWAVFIALSVFLAQIAPVVLFPLFYKFQPLENDDLRERLLRLSQRAGTRVRGIYEWKLSEKSKKANAALTGLGRTRRIILADTLLENYSPEEIESILAHELGHHVHRHIVKGILVQVVITFFGFWATAAVLRYAVEQRHLFETLSDFANLPLLALVSTVMSLLLMPALNAYSRYNERQADLYCFQSIPDVAPFISSMEKLAQQNLAERRPSRFVEWLFHSHPAVWRRIRAAELFRRQPPSVNPVELP; encoded by the coding sequence ATGACCATGGCCGCCACCACGTCTGAGCAGCTTCCCGACACGCCCGAGGCGCGCCAGTACAACCGCATTCGCCGCCACCTCAGCATCCTGGATTTCCTGCTCGGGTTGGCGTTCCTGCTGGCCTTGTTGTTCGCCGTCACGCCGCGCGGCGCGCGCTGGAGCGAGGTGCTGCGCGACTGGGCGTGGCTGGGCGCGCGCCAGCACTACACCCTCGCCGTGCTCCTCTATGTCGCCATGCTGTTGCTGATCGGCAAACTGCTCGGCCTGGGCCTCGACTTCTACAGCTTCCGCCTCGAGCACCGCTACAACCTCTCCAACCAGAAGTTGCGTTCCTGGATCTGGGACCAAGTTAAGGGATGGTTGGTCGGCTTGGTGTTGGGCGGAATCGTGGCCGAGTTGATTTACTGGACCATCCGCCAGGCGCCGCAGCACTGGTGGCTGATCGCGTGGGCGGTGTTCATCGCGCTCTCCGTTTTCCTCGCGCAGATCGCGCCCGTGGTGCTCTTTCCGCTGTTCTACAAATTCCAGCCGCTGGAGAACGACGACCTCCGCGAACGCCTGCTGCGGCTCAGCCAGCGCGCCGGCACGCGCGTTCGCGGCATCTACGAGTGGAAGCTGTCGGAAAAGAGCAAGAAGGCCAACGCCGCGCTCACCGGCCTGGGACGCACGCGCCGCATCATCCTGGCGGACACGCTGCTGGAGAATTATTCGCCCGAGGAAATCGAATCCATCCTCGCCCACGAACTCGGCCACCACGTGCACCGCCACATTGTGAAGGGCATCCTGGTGCAGGTGGTGATCACCTTTTTCGGCTTCTGGGCGACGGCTGCCGTCCTGCGCTACGCCGTCGAGCAGCGCCACCTGTTTGAAACCCTCTCCGACTTCGCCAACCTTCCGCTGCTGGCGCTGGTCTCCACCGTGATGTCGTTATTGCTCATGCCGGCGCTGAACGCCTACTCGCGCTACAACGAGCGCCAGGCGGATCTCTACTGCTTTCAGTCCATTCCCGACGTCGCGCCCTTCATTTCATCGATGGAGAAGCTGGCGCAGCAGAATCTGGCGGAGCGCCGGCCTTCGCGCTTCGTAGAATGGCTGTTCCATTCGCACCCTGCCGTCTGGAGGAGAATTCGGGCGGCCGAACTCTTCCGCCGGCAACCGCCGAGCGTCAACCCTGTCGAACTGCCATGA